In Senegalia massiliensis, the genomic window CTAAAATAAACTCTTTTATAGTTCTTCCCTTTGATATGCGTGCTATAAATGAGCCAACAAAAGGAGCCCATGCAATCCACCATGCCCAGTAGAATATTTTCCATCCGCCTATCCAACTGTTATCACTAAATGCATTAATAAAAAAACTTTCTCTCACAAAACCAGATAAAAATGCACCTATACTATTTGTAAACATATTTATTATCGCAAGTGTAGGACCTAATATAAGAGTTAGAATCATCAATATAGAAGCTAAAGTTATATTTGAATTAGATAAAAATAAAATTCCCTTATCCAATCCTGTAATAGCAGATACCATAAATAAAATAGTTACAGTAACTATAATTATTATTTGAATTAAATTATTTATAGGCACTCCGAATAAATAATTTAAGCCACTATTAATTTGTAAAACTCCTAATCCTAAAGAAGTTGCAACACCTGCAACTGTAGCAAATATAGCAAGAATATCTATAAACTTTCCAATAGGGCCTCTTACCCTTTCTTCTCCTAATATAGGTATAAAAATACTACTAATTAATGCAGGTTTTTTCTTTCTAAATTGCATATATGCTAGAGGCATAGCTACAACAGCATAATTTGCCCATGGATGTACACCCCAATGTATAAAAGATGTAAACATCGAAAAATTTGCTGCTTCTTGCGTCCCTGGACTTACTCCTACAGGATTAAGGAAATGATTTAAAGGTTCTGCTACCCCCCAAAATACAAGTCCAATACCCATCCCAGCTGAAAATAACATTGCAAACCAAGATATGTAACTGTATTCTGGTTTTGAATCATCATCACCTAGTTTAATCCTTCCATACTTGCTAAATGCTAAAGTTAATACAAATGCTACAAAGAAAAACATTGACATTAAATAAAACCAACCAAATTTTTCTGTCAAAAAAGAAAATACATTATTCGCTATATTTCCAAATGAATTAGGTGAAACTATACCCCATAGTGAAAATCCTAAAACTATAAATAATGAAATAAAATAAACATGATTATCTTTTTTCTCCATAATAATCTCCTTTTTAATTACGACATATAAAGTATAATTATACTTTATATGTCGTAATGTTTTTTAGATTTCTACTTTAAAAATTGTTGGCTCTTTTATATCTATAGTAAGAGCATCTAATGCTACTCCCACTCTATGGAATCTTAATTTCCACTGTTCTTCTTCAGTTGTATTAGGATCTCCTAATGGATATGGAATAGATATTGTAGGTACTATTTTATTTACCCCTACAGATTCTGCTACTGGTATTAAATTGCACATTTCTACTACTGGTATTCCTGCTCTTTCAATTTCTCTTACCATTGTTGCACCGCAACGTGTACAAGTGCCTCAGGTAGCAGTTAATATAACTCCATCTACATTATCTTCTTTTAATTTTTCAATCATTTCTTTACTCATTCTACTAGCTTCTGCTTGAGTAGTTCCAGTTCCAACTGTACTATAGAAATATTTATGAAGTTTTCCTATTTTTCCTTCCTTTAAATATGCTTTCATTGTATCTACTGGTACAACTCTATTTGGATCTGCATCAGCAGCTGTAGGATCATATCCAGCATGTATAGTCTTAAATACTCCAGGTTCTAATCTATCTAAATCTGATATATTATATCTTCCCCAACGAGTGGCAGAAGCTGATTGTATTCTATCTGGATTGTCTACTGGTACTATACCCCCTGATGTTACTAAAGCAATATTTGCTTTTGATAAATCTTTTATAGGTTTTGCTATTGGCACTAAATCTTTATTAGGAATAGGAAGTTCTGTTTGATAAGGTTCATTATTTAATTTTTTAATTAACATTTCTACGCCTCTTTGAGCTGCAGTTTCACCTGATTCTAGCCAAACTTGTGCCCTTATACCTCTTTTGAAGAATCCTTCTTCTTCTGCTGATTTTGTTTCTTCATTATTTAATAATTTATTTGCAAAGTTAGTCATAATTTTTATATCTTTTCTTAATTTAGCAGCAGATTTTCCACCTTTAAAAATATGAACGTCTTTTTTAAAAATTTCTACTCCTGGATTTTCTATATGCATAGAGGTTAAAACTGGAACATTAAATTTTTCTTTTACAGCCTTACATATAGTGCCACAAGCTACTCCATACCTTCCTGCTTGAAAAGCCGGTCCTGCTATAAAAATATCAAATTCTTTATCTTCTAAGAAAGATAATATCTCTTTTACAGCCTCTTCTGTGTTTGAAGCTATATAATTATCTCCACAAATCACTGTATATATTACTTCAGCATCAATTAATCCATTTAATGCAAGAGCTGGACCCACTAGCCCTTCTCTTATTTCTGGTTTATAATCTGCTTTTTCTTCTCCACCTATCCCTGCAAAGAATTGATTAATATAATGTATTGCCTTTTTCATGATGACACCTCCTAAAATTCTTTCATAGTTTTAATTGACCAACCTGCAATTCTATCTCCACAGAACATTGCATTGTTTTCCATTATTACGGAACCATCTTCTCGTACTGAAGGTCCAAGATTTTCATCATATGACCATCCACCAGATAAACCATCTCTTGAAAGCGCTTTCAAATCCCCTATTACTTTATCTGCTGGTGGAAGTTCTATTAGTTGTGATACATTACCTGTTGATACTAATGCATCTGCCTTTTCATCTAATGATACAAGTGGTTGACTAGCACCATCTCTTCCAGTCGCTTCATTACTTATACCTACAGTTTTTACTCCTACATCTTCTAAAGCTCTTAAACATAAAATATAATCAGCGTCAGGATTTCCATATCCTTCTTCAGTTACTATAGCTCCATCTGCACCTAATGATTTAGCCATTTGTGCAACAAATATAGATGATCTCTTTTTCTGTTCTAAGGATACATTTAAGTTTGACATTATAACCCCTAAGAAATTTATACTTTTACCATGTTCTTTATACAACTCTCTTATGGTAGGAAAATTTTGCAAGTCATAAGTTGACCATTTTGATGATGAAGGCATGAAACTACCTGAAATATTAGAACCATCTAAAATTTCATTTGGATGCATGAAAGTTGGTATATATTTATTCATGTCCCATCCATAAACTCTAGCATTATACCCCATTATTTCCATTTGTGATTGTGGTTGCATTACTAGAACTACAGAAGGTAGTTTGTTTAAATCCTCTTTTCTTTTAACTATAGGTGCTAATTCGTAAGTTTCTATCTCTTCTGGTTCCATTTCTTTTACTGTATTGCCTAAGTATTCAGCAAATTTATGAGTAGCAATTCTAATAGCAGTATTTCTTTTTTGTTGTTCAAATCTTTCTTCTTCCTCATCAGTATCTGCTACTATACAAATATTAATTAACTCTGAGAATAAAGTATATTTTGCTCCTTCTTTGCTCATATCAACTAGTCCATCTCCAAAGCTTCCATAATGCATACCAACTCCTAATACACTGCATCCCTTTAATGCATGTACTCTACCACTTCCAGCCATCTCTACTTCTCCTGTTACGCCAGGAAATGTACTTCTACCATCTGGACGTATTCTTGGTTCTGCTGCCTCTTTAATTGGAACTATCTTTGTGTTATCACCTGGCTTTGCAATTTCTAGATCTACAGCTGTAATGTGTTCATCTTTTTTTATGAATCTAATAGCTTCATCTTTGTTAATTGTGAGTATTCCATCTTTAAAACTAGTTTTATTTCCAAATACAACATCTTTAACATTAAAATTACCAATTTCTAACTTCACATCTTCACCCCTTAATTAATCAAGATTATATTTGTTAATATATATATTAACATAATCGTGATTATTTAACAATGATATTTTCTGATTATTTTTAACTTTTAAAATTAATAAAGTATATTGTGATTTTTTTTATTTTATGCTACCATTATTATAAAGAAATGGAGGAATATATGAATAAAGAAATGCAACGTAACAGAGTAATGAGTGATTTTATTAATGCGACTAATAAACTTATACGAAAAGATGGAATAGAAAATATTTCTTTAAGAAAAGTTGCAAATTTAGCAGGATATAATAGTGCTACATTATATAATTATTTTGAAAATCTAGATCATTTAATTTTTTTTGGAGCTATGAAATATTTGAATAAATACACTAGAAGTTTAAGTAATTATCTAAAAGAATCTGAAAATTCTATGGATAGATTTTTAAAAGTATGGGAACATTTTTGTAATTATGCTTATAGTGAACCCCAAATATATAATGCAATATTTTTTCCAAATTTAAATAAAGAAATAAGTCACTATATGAATAAATATTATGAATTTTTCCCTGAAGAATTAAAGGATAATAATATTATTATACAAAAAATGCTCATAACAAGTAATCTTGATGATAGATCTATGATATTATTAGAAAACTGTCTTAGTGAAGGTTATCTAGAGGCTAAAGATACCCCTATATTAAATGATATTATTTTAATCATTTTTGAAGGCATGTTTAATAGAATATTAAATGATAAAATCACATATAAAGATGCTATGGAAAATACTATGAATTATTTTAAATTAACTATTAAAAACTTTTTAGTAAAAGACTATGATTTTTATTTTTAAATAATAAAAAATAAGGTATTACTTTAATTAAAGTAATACCTTATTTTCAATTCTACTCTTTTATATCTTCTTTTCTTAAAGCTTTAAGAAAAGAAAATGCTCCTATTATCATTACCATAGCAAATGGAAACGCAGCTACTATTGAACTGGTCTGTAATGCTTTTAATCCGCCAGAAAACATAAGTGCAAATGCCATTATTGATTGTATTGCTCCCCATGTGACTTTTATACGAGTTTTAGGGTATAGACTTCCATTCCTTGACATCATCCCTAGTACAAATGTAGCAGAATCTGCAGATGTAATAAAAAATGTAGAAAGAAGTAAGATAGTAACAAAAGATATAATGCTTCCAAAAGGTATGTGTTCCATTACTACAAAGAATGCTGTTTCTGTTACTTGAACAGCTTCAGCAGCTATTTCAGTTCCTAAATTCATTGCTGTTGTTCCAAAGATTGCAAACCATAAAAACGAACCAAGTGCTGGTACTAATGAAACCCCTAAAATAAACTCTTTTATAGTTCTTCCCTTTGATATACGTGCTATAAATGAGCCAACAAAAGGAGCCCATGCAATCCACCATGCCCAGTAGAATATTCTCCATGTACCTAACCAATTATTTTCACTAAAAGAATTAATTAAAAAACTTTCCCTTACAAATCCTGATAAAAATGCACCTATACTATTAGTAAACATATTTACTATTGCAAGAGTTGGCCCTAATAGAAGTGTA contains:
- the grdH gene encoding betaine reductase selenoprotein B; protein product: MKKAIHYINQFFAGIGGEEKADYKPEIREGLVGPALALNGLIDAEVIYTVICGDNYIASNTEEAVKEILSFLEDKEFDIFIAGPAFQAGRYGVACGTICKAVKEKFNVPVLTSMHIENPGVEIFKKDVHIFKGGKSAAKLRKDIKIMTNFANKLLNNEETKSAEEEGFFKRGIRAQVWLESGETAAQRGVEMLIKKLNNEPYQTELPIPNKDLVPIAKPIKDLSKANIALVTSGGIVPVDNPDRIQSASATRWGRYNISDLDRLEPGVFKTIHAGYDPTAADADPNRVVPVDTMKAYLKEGKIGKLHKYFYSTVGTGTTQAEASRMSKEMIEKLKEDNVDGVILTATUGTCTRCGATMVREIERAGIPVVEMCNLIPVAESVGVNKIVPTISIPYPLGDPNTTEEEQWKLRFHRVGVALDALTIDIKEPTIFKVEI
- a CDS encoding TetR/AcrR family transcriptional regulator; protein product: MNKEMQRNRVMSDFINATNKLIRKDGIENISLRKVANLAGYNSATLYNYFENLDHLIFFGAMKYLNKYTRSLSNYLKESENSMDRFLKVWEHFCNYAYSEPQIYNAIFFPNLNKEISHYMNKYYEFFPEELKDNNIIIQKMLITSNLDDRSMILLENCLSEGYLEAKDTPILNDIILIIFEGMFNRILNDKITYKDAMENTMNYFKLTIKNFLVKDYDFYF
- a CDS encoding glycine/sarcosine/betaine reductase component B subunit — translated: MKLEIGNFNVKDVVFGNKTSFKDGILTINKDEAIRFIKKDEHITAVDLEIAKPGDNTKIVPIKEAAEPRIRPDGRSTFPGVTGEVEMAGSGRVHALKGCSVLGVGMHYGSFGDGLVDMSKEGAKYTLFSELINICIVADTDEEEERFEQQKRNTAIRIATHKFAEYLGNTVKEMEPEEIETYELAPIVKRKEDLNKLPSVVLVMQPQSQMEIMGYNARVYGWDMNKYIPTFMHPNEILDGSNISGSFMPSSSKWSTYDLQNFPTIRELYKEHGKSINFLGVIMSNLNVSLEQKKRSSIFVAQMAKSLGADGAIVTEEGYGNPDADYILCLRALEDVGVKTVGISNEATGRDGASQPLVSLDEKADALVSTGNVSQLIELPPADKVIGDLKALSRDGLSGGWSYDENLGPSVREDGSVIMENNAMFCGDRIAGWSIKTMKEF
- a CDS encoding glycine betaine uptake BCCT transporter, yielding MEKKDNHVYFISLFIVLGFSLWGIVSPNSFGNIANNVFSFLTEKFGWFYLMSMFFFVAFVLTLAFSKYGRIKLGDDDSKPEYSYISWFAMLFSAGMGIGLVFWGVAEPLNHFLNPVGVSPGTQEAANFSMFTSFIHWGVHPWANYAVVAMPLAYMQFRKKKPALISSIFIPILGEERVRGPIGKFIDILAIFATVAGVATSLGLGVLQINSGLNYLFGVPINNLIQIIIIVTVTILFMVSAITGLDKGILFLSNSNITLASILMILTLILGPTLAIINMFTNSIGAFLSGFVRESFFINAFSDNSWIGGWKIFYWAWWIAWAPFVGSFIARISKGRTIKEFILGVSLVPALGSFLWFAIFGTTAMNLGTEVATEAVKVTETALFVVMEHVPLGSIISFVTVLLLCTFFITSADSATFVLGMMSKNGDLNPPTNTKIIWGAIQSMMAFALMFSGGLQALQTSSIVAAFPFAMVMIFGAFSFLKALKEENINNINNINKNKVKNIS